The genomic interval gcctctccctgcctcccaccagcTCTTTGCCCCGTGTCCCCCAGCACAGGGCCATGTCACCCCACAGAAATGGAAACCTCTCAGTGATGCCTCTGCAGGAGTTTGTGCTGGAGGGATTTGAGGGAGGTCCACAGACCCAGGCCCTGCTCTTCACCCTGTTCCTGGCCCTGTACGTGGTGGCCATCCTGGGGAACCTCACCATGATCGTGCTCATCACCCTGGATGCCCATCTGCACTCCccaatgtacttcttcctcaagAACCTCTCATTTGTGGACTTGTGCTACTCATCTGTCATTGCCCCCAAAGCCCTGGCCAACTTCCTGTCCTCCTCCAAGGTCACCTTTGGGGTCTGTGCCACACAGCTGTTCTTCTTCTCCTTACTGGCTACCACTGAGGCTTTCCTCTTggcagtgatggcctatgaccgctttgTGGCCATCTGCAGCCCCCTGCGCTACCCCATCTCCATGCGCCCCTCGGTCTGTGCCCACCTGGTGCTGGGCTCCTACTGCGGGGGCTGCCTCAACTCCATCCTGCAAACCAGCTTCACATTCAGCCTCCCGTTCTGCAGCTCCAACCACATCGACCACTTCTTCTGTGATGTGCCCCCTCTGCTCAAGCTTGCCTGTGCTGACACTACCATCAATGAGCTGGTCTTGTTTGCCATCTGTGGCCTCATCATCGTGGGCACCACACTCATGGTCCTCACCTCCTACGGCTACATCACAGGGACCATCCTGAGGATGCGCTCAGGAGGAGGGAGACACAAGCTCTTctccacctgtggctcccacatGACAGCCGTGTCCCTCTTTTATGGGACTGTCTTTGTCATGTATGCCCAGCCGGGAGCTGTGGAGTCCATGGAGCAGGGCAAGGTGGTCTCTGTCTTCTACACCCTGGTCATCCCAATGCTCAACCCACTCATCTAC from Dama dama isolate Ldn47 chromosome 20, ASM3311817v1, whole genome shotgun sequence carries:
- the LOC133040419 gene encoding olfactory receptor 9S13-like produces the protein MSPHRNGNLSVMPLQEFVLEGFEGGPQTQALLFTLFLALYVVAILGNLTMIVLITLDAHLHSPMYFFLKNLSFVDLCYSSVIAPKALANFLSSSKVTFGVCATQLFFFSLLATTEAFLLAVMAYDRFVAICSPLRYPISMRPSVCAHLVLGSYCGGCLNSILQTSFTFSLPFCSSNHIDHFFCDVPPLLKLACADTTINELVLFAICGLIIVGTTLMVLTSYGYITGTILRMRSGGGRHKLFSTCGSHMTAVSLFYGTVFVMYAQPGAVESMEQGKVVSVFYTLVIPMLNPLIYSLRNKDVQAALWRLGQKHTAT